One window of the Thunnus albacares chromosome 3, fThuAlb1.1, whole genome shotgun sequence genome contains the following:
- the LOC122979617 gene encoding phospholipid phosphatase 3-like produces MLDKFGPQTAGVVVSSADLQLKLTDNKSSLAAAGMGMENGTGKKLIEITGPALSKRKLLVGLDLLCLFLASIPFFACELKTVSPYRRGFMCGDPSITYPYLPSEAIPDELLIAGGIIITGLTIALGECYRVRYRAVSSKAFVRNLYVSCLYKELGCFLFGCCVGQSLTNMAKLSVGRLRPHFLSVCGVTYASLNCTPGTYVATVSCHQRDHRLEEEARKSFFSGHASFAMYTMLYLAFYLQARLTWRGARLLRPAIQFFLVLLAVYTGLTRISDYRHHPSDVLTGYIQGAFTAYWVAFHISSMFKSSSSDLSPTPTLDSPLSPHHTVC; encoded by the exons ATGTTGGATAAATTTGGACCGCAGACCGCCGGTGTGGTTGTCTCCAGCGCGGACCTCCAGCTCAAATTGACGGACAACAAGAGCAGCCTGGCCGCAGCAGGGATGGGGATGGAGAACGGCACTGGAAAGAAACTCATAGAGATAACTGGACCGGCTTTATCCAAAAGAAAGCTTCTGGTCGGTTTAGACCTGCTGTGCCTCTTCCTCG CTTCCATCCCTTTCTTTGCATGTGAGCTGAAGACAGTGAGTCCATACAGAAGGGGCTTCATGTGCGGGGATCCCAGCATCACCTACCCCTACCTGCCCAGTGAGGCCATACCGGATGAACTGCTCATCGCTGGTGGCATCATCATCACCGGCCTTACA ATCGCCCTCGGGGAGTGTTACCGGGTGCGTTACCGCGCCGTAAGCTCCAAGGCCTTTGTCAGGAACCTGTATGTGTCCTGTCTGTACAAGGAGCTGGGCTGCTTCCTGTTCGGCTGCTGTGTTGGCCAATCGCTGACCAACATGGCCAAGCTGAGTGTTGGCCGGCTGCGGCCACACTTCCTATCTGTGTGTGGTGTCACCTACGCGTCGCTCAACTGCACGCCGGGGACCTACGTTGCAACAGTGAGCTGCCACCAGCGCGACCACCGGTTAGAGGAGGAGGCCAG GAAGTCCTTCTTCTCTGGTCACGCGTCCTTCGCGATGTACACAATGCTCTATTTAGCT TTTTACCTGCAGGCGCGGTTGACATGGCGTGGGGCTCGGCTGCTGAGGCCTGCGATCCAGTTCTTCCTGGTTCTGCTGGCAGTCTACACAGGTCTGACCCGCATCTCAGACTACAGGCACCACCCGTCCGACGTGCTAACTGGTTACATACAGGGAGCCTTCACTGCTTACTGGGTG GCCTTCCACATCTCGTCCATGTTTAAAAGCTCCAGCTCAGATCTGTCTCCTACTCCAACTTTGGACAGCCCCTTGTCACCCCATCATACTGTCTGTTAA